In a single window of the Natronosalvus caseinilyticus genome:
- a CDS encoding PRC-barrel domain containing protein has product MSARFTDDDEGKPVVNENGDRIGIVESVHGDTAHVNPDPGMTDTIKSKLGWGDASEDTYELDAGTVDHIGDDEIRLGRL; this is encoded by the coding sequence ATGTCCGCACGCTTCACGGACGACGACGAAGGAAAGCCAGTCGTAAACGAAAACGGCGACCGAATCGGGATCGTCGAATCCGTCCACGGCGATACCGCGCACGTCAACCCCGATCCGGGGATGACCGACACGATCAAGTCCAAACTCGGCTGGGGCGACGCCAGCGAGGACACGTACGAACTCGACGCGGGCACCGTCGACCACATCGGCGACGACGAGATCCGACTCGGGCGGCTCTGA
- the thyA gene encoding thymidylate synthase yields the protein MQQYLDLVDSVLSEGAYKPNRTGVDTISSFSQHYEIDLAAGYPLLTTKKMDGYRWNSMIHEMCWYLSGEEHIRDLREETKIWDAWADDDGRLDTAYGRFWRRFPIPDDESRLEGETWADAASGSADAAPDDVASGEPVGSQWVTREADGRQTFDQLQYVIDQLSDNPNSRRLVVNAWHPANAAVSTLPPCHYSFVFNVQGDRLNCHLTQRSGDVALGIPFNIAAYALLTNVVAQQTGLEAGTFGHTIVDAHVYCGTGERGAWYADNLEALQDRLAAVDPREDREAYADVREWLLEEAPDEAEGEERYDHVPNLLRQCTREPLERPRLQLADVTIDDLSADDVELVDYESHDGLRFAVAE from the coding sequence ATGCAACAGTACCTCGACCTCGTCGATTCGGTGCTCTCGGAGGGCGCCTACAAGCCCAACCGGACCGGCGTCGACACGATCTCGTCGTTCAGTCAGCACTACGAGATCGATCTCGCCGCAGGCTACCCACTCCTGACGACCAAAAAAATGGACGGCTACCGCTGGAACTCGATGATCCACGAGATGTGCTGGTACCTCTCGGGCGAGGAGCACATTCGCGACCTGCGCGAGGAGACGAAGATATGGGACGCCTGGGCCGACGACGATGGGCGACTCGACACGGCCTACGGTCGCTTCTGGCGCCGGTTTCCGATTCCCGACGACGAGAGCCGGCTCGAGGGCGAGACATGGGCGGACGCCGCGTCTGGATCCGCGGACGCCGCCCCCGACGACGTCGCCAGTGGAGAGCCCGTCGGAAGCCAGTGGGTCACTCGTGAGGCCGACGGCCGTCAGACCTTCGACCAACTTCAGTACGTGATCGACCAGCTTTCGGACAACCCGAACTCCCGTCGACTGGTCGTCAACGCCTGGCACCCCGCGAACGCCGCCGTCTCGACGCTTCCACCCTGTCACTACTCCTTCGTCTTCAACGTCCAAGGCGACCGACTCAACTGCCACCTCACCCAGCGCTCGGGTGACGTGGCCCTCGGCATCCCGTTCAACATCGCAGCCTACGCGCTGCTGACGAACGTCGTCGCTCAGCAGACGGGCCTCGAGGCGGGCACTTTCGGCCACACCATCGTCGACGCCCACGTCTACTGTGGGACCGGCGAGCGCGGCGCGTGGTACGCGGACAACCTCGAGGCGCTGCAGGATCGCCTGGCCGCGGTCGACCCTCGAGAGGACCGCGAGGCCTACGCCGACGTCCGCGAGTGGCTCCTCGAGGAAGCCCCGGACGAAGCCGAGGGCGAGGAACGGTACGATCACGTCCCCAATCTGCTTCGCCAGTGTACGCGTGAGCCCCTCGAGCGCCCGCGGTTGCAACTCGCGGACGTGACGATCGACGACCTCTCGGCCGACGACGTCGAACTGGTCGACTACGAGTCCCACGACGGACTTCGGTTCGCGGTTGCCGAATGA
- a CDS encoding dihydrofolate reductase gives MTGSSPDPDSALETDLELVGIVAVAENGIIGRDGEMPWHVPEDLAHFKRWTTGHPVIMGRVTYEGILEGLGEPLPERTSIVLTSRDLETPENVTVAHGLEAALEAAKRAAEERHDGTERTFVAGGATVYEQFLPALDRLVVTKIRDRPEGDTSFPECDREAWTEVERDDRDGFSFLEYVRRS, from the coding sequence ATGACGGGGTCGTCGCCTGATCCCGACTCGGCCCTCGAGACCGACCTCGAACTCGTGGGCATCGTCGCCGTGGCCGAGAACGGTATCATCGGCCGCGACGGCGAGATGCCCTGGCACGTCCCCGAGGACCTTGCTCACTTCAAGCGCTGGACGACGGGCCACCCAGTCATCATGGGTCGCGTGACCTACGAGGGAATCCTCGAGGGACTGGGCGAGCCCCTGCCGGAACGAACCTCCATCGTCCTCACGAGCCGAGACCTCGAGACGCCCGAAAACGTCACCGTCGCGCACGGACTCGAGGCTGCGCTCGAGGCGGCCAAACGCGCCGCAGAGGAGCGCCACGACGGCACCGAACGGACGTTCGTCGCGGGGGGCGCCACGGTCTACGAGCAGTTCCTGCCTGCGCTCGACCGACTGGTCGTCACCAAGATTCGGGATCGTCCCGAAGGTGACACCTCCTTTCCGGAGTGTGACCGCGAGGCGTGGACCGAAGTCGAGCGCGACGACCGTGACGGCTTCTCGTTCCTCGAGTACGTCAGGCGGTCCTGA
- a CDS encoding HPP family protein — protein MTVRDDLNVRDDLSAGINVVLHFAFLGGIAWATGRPFLFPSLGPSAYLLATGEQPRAEGAYHVVGGHAIAAVCGLATYVVFADGLLVTDAFTRAGSFSPAVGRLVVSSIVAMVLTTVGMLWSDTNHAAACATTLIVALGLMSTPLDTGIIVVSVALLVVFHGKIVEPLQDRYGVEPQDAR, from the coding sequence ATGACGGTACGCGACGATCTGAACGTGCGCGACGACCTGAGCGCCGGAATCAACGTCGTCCTCCACTTCGCGTTTCTCGGTGGCATCGCCTGGGCGACCGGCCGGCCGTTCCTCTTCCCCAGTCTCGGTCCCTCGGCGTACTTGCTGGCGACCGGCGAACAGCCGCGAGCCGAGGGTGCCTACCACGTCGTCGGCGGTCACGCCATCGCAGCCGTCTGCGGACTGGCGACCTACGTGGTGTTCGCCGACGGATTGCTCGTCACCGACGCGTTCACCCGCGCCGGATCGTTCTCCCCGGCGGTCGGTCGGCTCGTGGTGAGTTCGATCGTCGCCATGGTTCTGACGACCGTCGGCATGCTCTGGTCGGACACTAACCACGCGGCCGCCTGCGCGACGACGCTGATCGTCGCCCTCGGTCTCATGTCGACGCCCCTCGACACGGGGATCATCGTCGTCTCAGTCGCCCTCCTCGTCGTATTCCACGGGAAAATTGTCGAACCCCTCCAGGATCGCTATGGCGTCGAACCGCAGGACGCACGCTAG
- a CDS encoding acyltransferase: MTDDPSRHESNQTRRHDRVRRHPTPGPVNSLGHWTNARHPLRVAINYVVVWLIRISPSLKCKRWLMRRLGVTVGEGVSWGLEATPDVFWPDLITLEDHAIVGYDATILCHEFLQDEYRTGEVVVGERAMIGAGAIILPGVEIGAGASVAANSLVTRDVPPGELVAGVPATTMTDSGPRPSPDSASSERSNAEGTTDGDGALDAATDESDREAETTREQDDTPHSVE; the protein is encoded by the coding sequence GTGACCGACGACCCCTCGAGACACGAGTCCAACCAGACACGCAGACACGACCGCGTCCGCCGCCACCCGACGCCCGGCCCGGTGAACTCCCTGGGCCACTGGACGAACGCTCGCCATCCCCTCCGCGTGGCGATCAATTACGTCGTCGTCTGGCTGATCCGCATCTCGCCGAGCCTGAAGTGCAAGCGCTGGCTCATGCGACGCCTCGGCGTCACGGTCGGCGAGGGCGTCTCGTGGGGCCTCGAGGCCACGCCGGACGTGTTCTGGCCCGACCTCATCACGCTCGAGGATCACGCCATCGTCGGCTACGACGCCACAATTCTCTGTCACGAGTTCCTGCAGGACGAGTATCGAACGGGCGAGGTCGTCGTCGGCGAGCGGGCGATGATCGGCGCCGGGGCGATTATCCTTCCGGGAGTCGAGATCGGCGCCGGCGCCAGTGTCGCGGCGAACTCGCTCGTGACGCGGGACGTCCCGCCGGGGGAACTCGTGGCAGGGGTGCCGGCGACGACGATGACGGACTCGGGTCCGCGTCCGAGTCCGGACTCGGCCTCGAGCGAGCGAAGCAACGCCGAGGGCACAACCGACGGCGACGGAGCACTCGACGCAGCCACCGACGAATCCGACCGTGAGGCGGAAACGACACGAGAACAGGACGATACCCCCCACTCTGTCGAGTGA
- the acnA gene encoding aconitate hydratase AcnA — translation MTNDSTADPFGAIRELERDGETYKFADLTVLEEEGLCDLSSLPVSIRVLLESVLRNVDGEMVTEDDVRNAASWQPDVPDAEVPFSPSRVVLQDLTGVPAVVDLAALRSAADRAGEDPTIVEPDVPCDLVIDHSVQVDYFGSEDAYEQNVELEYERNEERYRAIKWAEQAFDDFNVVPPGTGIVHQVNLEYLGQVVHDREVDGEQWLLPDTLVGTDSHTPMIGGIGVVGWGVGGIEAEAALLGQPITMTLPDVVGVRLSGELPEGATATDLVLHITEKLRQVGVVDKFVEFFGPGVSQLSVADRATISNMAPEQGSTISMFPVDEKTLDYLELTGRDADHIELVKEYLEAQGLFGDQDPEFTEVVEFDLGEVEPSLAGHKKPHARIPMGDLDEHFPTLLEEEGVIDSGAAESDGGLVSKKQPELDEKVPVTLEDGTEVEIGHGSVLVSAITSCTNTSNPSVMVAAGLLARNAVEAGLDVPEYVKTSLAPGSKVVTEYLEQADLLDDLEELGYHVVGYGCTTCIGNAGPLAESIEDAIDEYDLWTTSVLSGNRNFEARIHPKIRANYLASPPLVVAYGLAGKMDIDLEEEPIGTNAEGEEIYLEDVWPDPEEIRQTIHDSVSPEMFESKYASIFEGDERWEALEAPTGDVYEWDSDSTYIREPPFFKDFPLEEPGVDDIEGARGLMMLGDTVTTDHISPAGPFSEALPAGRWLAAQGVKPYEFNTYGSRRGNHEVMMRGTFANVRIQNEMLDGKEGGYTIHHPTGEEVTVFEASERYREEDTPLVVMAGIELGTGSSRDWAAKGTDLLGIRATIGESYERIYRDNLIGMGVLPLQFEEGDGWKELGLDGSEYFEIRGLEDGLEPNQELTVIAEAEDGETTEFTVTAQVSTPAAVKYIENGGVLHLVLRRLLTE, via the coding sequence ATGACGAACGATTCCACAGCCGACCCGTTCGGGGCGATTCGCGAACTCGAGCGAGACGGCGAAACGTACAAATTTGCCGACCTGACCGTGCTCGAAGAGGAAGGGCTCTGTGACCTCTCGAGTCTGCCCGTCAGCATTCGCGTGCTGCTCGAGTCGGTGCTTCGCAACGTCGACGGCGAGATGGTCACCGAAGACGACGTCCGAAACGCTGCGTCCTGGCAACCCGACGTGCCCGACGCCGAGGTGCCGTTCAGCCCCTCGCGAGTCGTCCTGCAGGACCTGACTGGCGTTCCCGCCGTAGTCGACCTCGCCGCCCTGCGCTCGGCGGCAGATCGTGCGGGCGAGGATCCCACCATCGTCGAACCCGACGTCCCCTGCGACCTCGTGATCGACCACAGCGTCCAGGTCGACTACTTCGGGAGCGAAGACGCCTACGAGCAGAACGTCGAACTCGAGTACGAGCGCAACGAGGAGCGCTACCGCGCGATCAAGTGGGCCGAACAGGCCTTCGACGACTTCAACGTCGTGCCGCCGGGAACCGGCATCGTCCACCAGGTCAACCTCGAGTACCTGGGTCAGGTCGTCCACGACCGCGAGGTCGACGGCGAGCAGTGGCTCCTGCCCGACACCCTCGTCGGCACGGACAGCCACACGCCCATGATCGGCGGTATCGGCGTCGTCGGCTGGGGCGTCGGCGGTATCGAGGCCGAAGCCGCGTTGCTCGGTCAGCCGATTACGATGACCTTGCCCGACGTCGTCGGCGTCCGCCTCTCCGGCGAACTCCCCGAGGGCGCGACCGCGACCGACCTCGTGCTCCACATCACCGAGAAACTCCGCCAGGTCGGTGTCGTGGACAAGTTCGTCGAGTTCTTCGGCCCTGGCGTCTCCCAGCTCTCGGTCGCCGACCGCGCGACCATCTCGAACATGGCGCCCGAACAGGGTTCGACCATCTCCATGTTCCCCGTCGACGAGAAGACGCTGGACTACCTCGAGCTCACCGGGCGCGACGCCGATCACATCGAACTGGTGAAGGAGTACCTCGAGGCCCAGGGCCTCTTCGGCGATCAGGACCCCGAGTTCACCGAGGTCGTCGAGTTCGACCTCGGCGAGGTCGAGCCGAGCCTCGCGGGCCACAAAAAACCCCACGCCCGCATCCCGATGGGCGACCTCGACGAGCACTTCCCGACGCTGCTCGAGGAGGAAGGTGTAATCGATAGTGGTGCGGCGGAGAGCGACGGCGGCCTCGTTTCCAAAAAACAACCCGAACTCGACGAGAAGGTCCCCGTCACTCTCGAGGACGGCACCGAGGTCGAAATCGGCCACGGCTCCGTGCTCGTAAGCGCGATCACTAGCTGTACGAACACCTCGAACCCCTCCGTGATGGTCGCCGCAGGCCTGCTCGCGCGCAACGCCGTCGAAGCCGGTCTCGACGTGCCCGAGTACGTCAAGACGAGCCTCGCACCCGGCAGCAAGGTCGTCACCGAGTACCTCGAGCAGGCCGATCTACTCGACGACCTCGAGGAACTTGGCTACCACGTCGTCGGCTACGGCTGTACGACCTGCATCGGCAACGCCGGCCCGCTCGCCGAATCCATCGAGGACGCCATCGACGAGTACGACCTCTGGACGACCAGCGTCCTCTCCGGGAACCGCAACTTCGAGGCCCGTATCCACCCAAAGATTCGCGCGAACTACCTCGCCAGCCCGCCGCTCGTGGTCGCCTACGGTCTCGCCGGCAAGATGGACATCGACCTCGAGGAGGAACCCATCGGCACGAACGCCGAGGGCGAGGAGATCTACCTCGAGGACGTCTGGCCGGACCCGGAGGAGATCCGACAGACGATCCACGACAGCGTCTCCCCCGAGATGTTCGAGTCGAAGTACGCGAGCATCTTCGAGGGCGACGAGCGCTGGGAAGCCCTCGAGGCCCCCACGGGCGACGTCTACGAGTGGGACAGCGACTCGACGTACATTCGCGAGCCGCCGTTTTTCAAGGACTTCCCGCTCGAGGAACCCGGCGTCGACGACATCGAGGGTGCGCGCGGGCTCATGATGCTCGGCGACACCGTGACGACCGACCACATCAGCCCCGCAGGGCCGTTCAGCGAGGCCCTCCCCGCAGGCCGGTGGCTGGCCGCCCAGGGGGTCAAACCCTACGAGTTCAACACCTACGGCTCCCGCCGCGGCAACCACGAGGTCATGATGCGCGGCACCTTCGCGAACGTCCGCATCCAGAACGAGATGCTCGACGGCAAGGAGGGCGGCTACACCATCCACCACCCCACCGGCGAAGAGGTGACCGTCTTCGAGGCCTCCGAGCGCTACCGCGAGGAGGACACCCCCCTCGTCGTGATGGCCGGGATCGAACTCGGCACCGGCTCGAGTCGCGACTGGGCCGCCAAAGGCACCGACCTGCTCGGCATCCGCGCGACCATCGGCGAGAGCTACGAGCGGATCTACCGCGACAACCTCATCGGCATGGGCGTCCTGCCCCTGCAGTTCGAGGAGGGCGATGGCTGGAAGGAACTCGGCCTCGACGGCTCGGAGTACTTCGAGATCCGGGGGCTCGAGGACGGTCTCGAGCCCAACCAGGAACTCACGGTAATCGCCGAAGCGGAAGACGGCGAGACGACCGAATTCACTGTGACCGCGCAGGTCAGTACGCCCGCTGCAGTGAAGTACATCGAGAACGGCGGCGTGCTCCACCTCGTGCTGCGTCGTCTGCTGACGGAGTAG
- a CDS encoding rhomboid family intramembrane serine protease, with translation MATCDACGKNESMPYNCRHCGGTFCSDHRLPENHDCTGLRNWNDPQGVFDSGFDDGVDSRGKTASSLGDKLPFNTGPGGPLGYFRGNMTYTFLALIWITFLAQWIVLLVAGTTAHRAVFMLSTANPEYVWTWMTSIFAHSPVNIFHIVFNSIVIFFFGPLVERYVGSRKFAILFVVSGVLAGLGQIAISAYQGVPSNVLGASGAALAIMGVLTILNPNLKVYLYFILPVPIWLLAAGTALVSIFFIGGGSAGGSGVAHAAHLVGLVVGLAYGEYIKRTQNVRTANQFQLGGGGPGGPGGPGGPGRRRF, from the coding sequence ATGGCAACGTGTGACGCGTGTGGGAAAAACGAAAGCATGCCGTACAACTGTCGGCACTGCGGGGGGACCTTCTGCAGCGACCACCGGCTGCCGGAGAACCACGACTGTACGGGGCTGCGAAACTGGAACGATCCGCAGGGGGTCTTCGACAGCGGATTCGACGACGGCGTCGATAGCCGGGGGAAGACGGCCTCGAGTCTGGGCGACAAATTGCCGTTCAACACGGGCCCCGGCGGGCCGCTGGGGTACTTCCGGGGGAACATGACGTACACGTTCCTGGCGCTGATATGGATCACGTTTCTGGCGCAGTGGATTGTCCTTCTAGTTGCCGGGACAACCGCTCACCGTGCTGTCTTCATGCTCTCGACTGCAAACCCGGAGTACGTGTGGACGTGGATGACCTCGATTTTCGCCCACTCACCGGTCAACATCTTCCACATCGTGTTCAATAGCATCGTGATTTTCTTCTTCGGGCCGCTCGTCGAGCGGTACGTCGGTTCGAGAAAATTCGCGATCCTGTTCGTCGTCAGCGGCGTTCTCGCCGGCCTCGGTCAGATCGCAATCTCCGCTTACCAGGGCGTTCCCTCGAACGTCCTTGGAGCGAGCGGCGCCGCCCTCGCGATCATGGGCGTTTTGACGATTCTAAATCCGAACCTCAAGGTCTACCTGTACTTCATCCTCCCCGTGCCGATCTGGCTCCTTGCGGCCGGAACCGCTCTCGTCAGTATCTTCTTTATCGGCGGCGGAAGCGCTGGCGGTAGCGGCGTTGCACACGCAGCCCACCTTGTCGGTCTCGTGGTCGGTCTCGCCTACGGCGAGTACATCAAACGGACGCAGAACGTGCGAACGGCGAATCAATTCCAGCTCGGCGGCGGGGGTCCGGGTGGCCCCGGCGGTCCCGGCGGACCAGGCCGCAGACGATTCTAA
- a CDS encoding endonuclease V — translation MRIHRPDLVPDPALSRADMEAMQHEIAREAVFEDDFAFDLEALTNPLAATSASSGSGGGSGNGSGSSRDTGSTTQPVVAGVDQSFLLDSEPERALSAIVVMQGGEVLERVFAVTPLEIPYVPGLLSFREGGPILEAVGELTTDPDVFLFDGSGRIHFREAGIATHMGVVLDVPSVGVAKSLLCGEATDDIENLPAGTRVPIEANARVETDPGTLLGYAVQTKQYDSPNRYVNPLYVSPGHRVGPETAADLALALSTGYKLPEPVRLADGYADEAKGELD, via the coding sequence ATACGAATTCACCGTCCTGACCTCGTTCCCGACCCCGCGCTCTCGAGAGCCGACATGGAGGCCATGCAGCACGAAATCGCCCGCGAGGCCGTCTTCGAGGACGACTTCGCGTTCGACCTCGAGGCGCTGACGAATCCGCTGGCGGCGACCTCGGCCTCGAGCGGGAGCGGAGGTGGTAGCGGTAACGGGAGCGGCAGCAGCCGCGATACCGGGTCTACCACCCAGCCAGTCGTTGCCGGCGTCGACCAGTCGTTCCTGCTCGATTCGGAACCCGAACGCGCACTCAGCGCCATCGTCGTCATGCAAGGTGGCGAGGTTCTCGAGCGCGTCTTCGCCGTCACGCCCCTCGAGATCCCCTACGTTCCGGGCCTGCTCTCGTTCCGCGAGGGCGGCCCGATCCTCGAGGCCGTCGGGGAACTGACGACCGACCCCGATGTGTTCCTGTTCGACGGGAGCGGCCGCATCCACTTCCGGGAAGCCGGCATCGCGACGCACATGGGCGTCGTCCTGGACGTCCCCAGCGTCGGCGTCGCCAAGAGCCTGCTCTGTGGCGAGGCGACGGACGACATAGAGAACCTCCCAGCCGGCACCCGCGTGCCGATCGAAGCGAACGCGCGCGTCGAAACCGACCCGGGAACGCTGCTCGGCTACGCCGTCCAGACGAAGCAGTACGACTCGCCGAATCGCTACGTCAACCCGCTGTACGTCAGTCCTGGCCACCGCGTCGGCCCCGAAACTGCGGCCGACCTCGCCCTCGCGCTCTCGACGGGCTACAAGCTCCCGGAACCGGTTCGACTGGCCGACGGTTACGCCGACGAGGCGAAAGGTGAGTTGGACTAA
- a CDS encoding DUF5788 family protein: MQDYERKQLLERVNREGATIGADIPEEITIQGEPIDLRQFVFEIKRRETVPAGERERVEQAKRNLRRERIERLELIEEGDISREEGEELVRSIVGIDRALNALENLGPTDLEREQRAQNTADKKRWMSFLKKALGRETDAGTRRGR; this comes from the coding sequence GTGCAAGACTACGAGCGAAAACAGTTGCTCGAGCGCGTCAATCGGGAGGGCGCGACGATCGGCGCGGACATTCCCGAGGAGATCACGATCCAGGGCGAACCCATCGATCTCCGGCAGTTCGTCTTCGAGATCAAGCGCCGGGAGACGGTGCCAGCGGGCGAACGCGAGCGCGTCGAGCAGGCCAAACGAAACCTCAGGCGAGAGCGCATCGAGCGGCTCGAGTTGATCGAAGAAGGCGACATCAGTCGGGAGGAAGGCGAGGAACTCGTCCGGTCGATCGTCGGCATCGACCGGGCGCTCAACGCCCTCGAGAACCTCGGCCCGACGGATCTCGAGCGCGAGCAGCGGGCCCAGAACACGGCAGACAAGAAGCGCTGGATGTCCTTCCTGAAGAAAGCGCTCGGTCGGGAGACCGACGCGGGTACGCGGAGGGGGCGCTGA
- the purD gene encoding phosphoribosylamine--glycine ligase: protein MREHVLLIGGGGREHAIARALADSEADLYACAGNRNPGIADLASGFETLETTDPDAVVEYARSIDATIAVVGPEAPLQAGVADALENAGVYAFGPNQAEAKIETDKAFQRRFMQENSISGCPDFETFDDGEAACDYIDSYDGDLVIKPAGLTGGKGVKVIGDQVTAEEGKEYIRESDYDRLVLEERLVGEEFTVQAFVANGDVRTAPAVQDHKRAYEGDEGPNTGGMGSYSDATRELPFMTDADYEAAVDIIEETVDALEGYKGILYGQFMLTAEGPKVVEFNARFGDPEAMNTLPVLETDFLEVLTAARNRDPLPELEFAEQATVCKYAVPAGYPTDPEAGAKVQVDEESVARAAGATDDSSGDESRETTEDALIYYASVEEWNSSGNQNSESSDDEDEREDGIYTTTSRSFAVVGLADTIAEAERIAEDALADAGEEGLHVRHDIGKADLVQRRIDHMDELRGK, encoded by the coding sequence ATGCGCGAACACGTACTGCTGATCGGGGGCGGCGGGCGCGAACACGCCATCGCGCGCGCCCTAGCCGACAGCGAGGCCGACCTGTACGCCTGCGCGGGGAACCGAAACCCGGGAATCGCCGACCTGGCGAGCGGGTTCGAGACGCTCGAGACGACCGATCCCGACGCGGTGGTCGAGTACGCCCGGTCCATCGACGCGACCATTGCTGTCGTCGGTCCGGAAGCGCCGCTCCAGGCCGGCGTGGCCGACGCGCTCGAGAACGCGGGCGTCTACGCGTTCGGGCCGAACCAAGCCGAGGCGAAAATCGAGACGGACAAGGCCTTTCAGCGCCGGTTCATGCAGGAGAACAGCATCTCGGGCTGTCCCGACTTCGAGACGTTCGACGACGGCGAGGCCGCCTGCGACTACATCGACAGCTACGACGGGGACCTCGTGATCAAGCCCGCCGGACTCACGGGCGGGAAAGGCGTCAAGGTCATCGGGGACCAGGTAACCGCGGAGGAGGGCAAGGAGTACATCCGGGAGTCCGACTACGACCGCCTCGTCCTCGAGGAGCGACTCGTCGGCGAGGAGTTCACCGTCCAGGCGTTCGTGGCCAACGGCGACGTTCGCACCGCACCCGCGGTGCAAGACCACAAGCGTGCCTACGAGGGCGACGAGGGGCCGAACACCGGCGGCATGGGGAGCTATTCGGACGCGACGCGCGAACTGCCGTTCATGACGGATGCCGATTACGAGGCTGCCGTCGACATCATCGAGGAGACCGTCGACGCCCTCGAGGGGTACAAGGGCATCCTCTACGGCCAGTTCATGCTCACCGCCGAGGGGCCAAAGGTCGTCGAGTTCAACGCTCGTTTCGGCGACCCCGAGGCGATGAACACCCTGCCGGTTCTCGAGACCGACTTCCTCGAGGTCCTCACCGCGGCCCGAAACCGCGATCCGTTGCCCGAACTCGAGTTCGCCGAGCAAGCCACGGTCTGTAAGTACGCGGTTCCTGCGGGGTACCCCACCGATCCCGAGGCGGGAGCGAAGGTGCAGGTGGACGAAGAGAGCGTGGCGCGCGCGGCGGGGGCCACGGACGACTCGAGCGGCGACGAGTCGCGAGAGACCACCGAAGACGCCCTGATCTATTACGCCAGCGTCGAAGAGTGGAACTCTTCGGGCAATCAGAACTCGGAGAGTTCTGATGACGAGGACGAGCGCGAGGACGGCATCTACACGACCACCTCGAGGTCGTTCGCCGTCGTCGGGCTCGCGGATACCATCGCCGAAGCCGAGAGAATCGCGGAAGACGCGCTCGCCGACGCCGGCGAAGAAGGGCTGCACGTGCGTCACGACATCGGGAAAGCCGACCTGGTTCAGCGTCGGATCGACCACATGGACGAACTTCGCGGGAAGTAA